Proteins found in one Oncorhynchus mykiss isolate Arlee chromosome 17, USDA_OmykA_1.1, whole genome shotgun sequence genomic segment:
- the LOC110494759 gene encoding beta-1,3-galactosyltransferase 6: protein MSLVRVVCRHKTALAIGGVCLFAVVLLFLAKCTSETLKQGQADPPGLAPHAAHSQPRAEHPELPSLPKDLSAFLVVLITTGPKYTERRSIIRSTWLAKKDPEVLAMFVVGTEGLPAEDMQNINTEQGRHKDLLLLPALRDSYENLTLKLLHMYSWLDHNVDFKFVLKADDDTFARLDLLKEELKTKEPSRLYWGFFSGRGRVKTAGKWRESAWELCDYYLPYALGGGYLLSCDLVHYIRINTAYLKVWQSEDVSLGAWLAPVDVKRTHDPRFDTEYKSRGCSNKYMVTHKQSLEDMLEKQQMLQRDGRLCKEEVKLRLSYVYDWSVPPSQCCQRKDGIP, encoded by the exons ATGAGCCTGGTCCGCGTTGTGTGTCGTCACAAGACGGCCCTGGCCATTGGAGGAGTGTGCCTCTTTGCTGTTGTCCTCCTTTTCCTCGCCAAGTGTACCTCGGAGACCCTAAAACAGGGCCAGGCCGACCCTCCAGGCCTAGCCCCCCACGCTGCCCACTCCCAGCCCCGAGCAGAGCACCCTGAGCTCCCCTCACTCCCCAAAGACCTCTCGGCCTTCCTGGTGGTCCTCATCACCACAGGACCCAAGTACACAGAGCGCAGGAGCATCATCCGTAGTACCTGGCTGGCTAAGAAGGATCCGGAGGTTCTAGCTATGTTCGTGGTGGGAACCGAGGGTCTGCCCGCAGAGGATATGCAGAACATCAACACAGAGCAGGGGCGGCACAAAGACCTGCTCTTACTCCCCGCGCTGCGAGACTCGTATGAGAACCTGACCCTGAAGCTGCTGCACATGTACTCCTGGCTAGATCACAACGTAGACTTCAAGTTTGTGTTAAAAGCGGACGATGACACTTTTGCTCGTCTGGACCTGTTGAAG GAGGAGCTGAAGACTAAAGAACCCAGCCGGCTGTACTGGGGCTTCTTCTCAGGCCGCGGTCGCGTGAAGACAGCAGGGAAGTGGAGGGAGTCGGCCTGGGAGCTGTGTGACTACTACCTACCCTACGCCCTGGGTGGAGGCTACCTGCTCTCCTGCGACCTCGTACACTACATCCGAATCAACACGGCCTACCTCAAGGTGTGGCAGAGCGAGGACGTGTCACTGGGGGCGTGGCTAGCCCCGGTGGACGTCAAACGGACACACGACCCTCGATTCGACACGGAGTACAAGTCTCGGGGGTGTAGTAATAAGTACATGGTGACTCACAAGCAGAGCCTGGAGGATATGTTGGAGAAACAGCAGATGCTGCAGAGAGACGGGAGGCTGTGTAAGGAAGAGGTTAAACTCCGCCTGAGCTACGTGTACGACTGGAGTGTCCCGCCCTCACAGTGCTGCCAGAGGAAGGATGGAATACCCTGA
- the LOC110494760 gene encoding protein kish-B: MTNVYSFDGIVVFGLLYICTCAYLKKVPRLNSWLLSEKKGVWGVFYKAAVIGTRLHHAVAITCLSMALYLVFLK, from the exons ATGACAAATG TGTACTCGTTCGATGGGATTGTGGTGTTTGGGCTTCTGTACATCTGTACGTGTGCGTACCTCAAGAAGGTGCCTCGCTTAAACAGTTGGCTACTTTCTGAGAAGAAGGGAGTGTGGGGGGTGTTCTATAAAG CTGCAGTGATTGGGACCAGACTCCACCATGCTGTGGCTATAACCTGTCTGTCGATGGCATTGTACCTCGTCTTCTTAAAGTGA